Proteins encoded together in one Defluviitalea raffinosedens window:
- the dnaK gene encoding molecular chaperone DnaK: protein MGKIIGIDLGTTNSCVAVMEGGKPVVIPNTEGARTTPSIVAFTKTGERLIGETAKRQAVTNPDKTVISIKRHMGSDYRVKIDDKSFSPQEISAMILQKLKADAEAYLGETVTEAVITVPAYFSDSQRQATKDAGKIAGLDVKRIINEPTAAALAYGLENEKEQKIMVYDLGGGTFDVSIIEIGDGVIEVLATNGDNHLGGDDFDDRIIKYLVDEFKKVEGIDLSQDKMAMQRLKEAAEKAKKELSTVTTTNINLPFITANQEGPKHLDITLTRAKFDELTADLVERTMNPVRTALSDAGLTPSDLDKVLLVGGSTRIPAVQEAVKRLTGKEPFKGINPDECVAIGASIQGGKLAGDAGAGDILLLDVTPLSLGIETLGGVATKLIERNTTIPTRKSQIFSTAEDNQTAVDIHVVQGERPMAKDNKTLGRFRLDGIAPAPRGVPQIEVTFDIDANGIVNVSAKDLGTGKEQHITITASTNLSDDEIQRAIKEAEQYAEQDKKRKEAIDTKNEAESMVFQTEKTLKDLGDKVDAADKAKVETELKKLKDLLAKTNVENMSDSDITELKKAKEDLTNVFYEISTKLYQQQAPGAGPDSNPQGANPSNDDVVDADYKEL, encoded by the coding sequence ATGGGAAAAATAATCGGTATCGACTTAGGAACAACCAACTCTTGTGTTGCTGTAATGGAAGGTGGAAAACCAGTTGTTATTCCTAATACAGAAGGAGCAAGAACTACCCCTTCAATCGTTGCTTTTACTAAAACAGGGGAAAGATTAATAGGAGAAACTGCAAAACGTCAGGCAGTTACTAATCCTGATAAAACAGTAATTTCTATAAAAAGACATATGGGGAGCGACTATAGAGTAAAAATTGATGACAAATCTTTTAGCCCCCAAGAAATTTCTGCGATGATTTTGCAAAAATTAAAGGCAGATGCAGAAGCGTACTTAGGTGAAACTGTAACGGAGGCAGTTATTACTGTTCCTGCATATTTTTCAGACAGCCAAAGACAAGCTACAAAAGATGCTGGTAAAATTGCAGGTTTAGATGTTAAGAGAATTATTAACGAACCAACAGCGGCAGCTTTGGCTTATGGTCTTGAAAATGAAAAAGAGCAGAAGATTATGGTATATGATTTAGGTGGAGGAACTTTTGACGTTTCCATTATTGAAATCGGTGATGGTGTCATTGAAGTACTTGCAACCAATGGAGATAATCATTTAGGTGGAGACGATTTTGATGACAGAATCATTAAATATTTGGTGGATGAGTTTAAGAAAGTAGAAGGGATAGATCTTAGCCAAGACAAAATGGCAATGCAGAGACTTAAAGAAGCTGCTGAAAAAGCGAAGAAAGAACTTTCTACTGTAACGACTACAAACATTAATTTACCTTTTATTACAGCAAATCAAGAAGGCCCTAAGCATTTGGATATAACACTGACAAGAGCAAAATTTGACGAATTAACTGCGGATTTAGTTGAAAGAACTATGAATCCTGTAAGAACGGCTTTATCAGATGCTGGGTTAACTCCATCAGACCTAGATAAAGTTTTATTGGTCGGAGGGTCAACACGTATTCCAGCAGTTCAGGAAGCAGTTAAGAGACTTACAGGAAAAGAACCTTTTAAAGGAATTAATCCTGATGAATGTGTAGCAATCGGTGCATCCATTCAAGGTGGAAAATTAGCAGGAGATGCAGGCGCAGGAGATATTCTTCTTCTTGATGTAACACCACTTTCCCTTGGAATTGAAACTTTAGGTGGGGTTGCAACAAAATTAATTGAGAGAAATACAACCATTCCTACAAGAAAAAGCCAAATTTTTTCAACTGCAGAGGATAATCAGACAGCTGTTGATATACATGTTGTTCAAGGGGAACGTCCTATGGCAAAAGATAATAAAACTTTAGGACGCTTCAGATTGGATGGTATTGCACCAGCTCCAAGAGGAGTTCCACAAATTGAAGTAACTTTTGATATAGATGCAAATGGTATTGTAAATGTATCCGCTAAAGACCTTGGAACAGGTAAAGAACAACATATTACAATTACTGCAAGCACCAACTTAAGTGACGATGAAATTCAAAGGGCAATTAAAGAAGCAGAGCAATATGCAGAACAAGACAAAAAGAGAAAAGAAGCAATCGATACCAAAAATGAAGCAGAATCTATGGTATTCCAGACAGAAAAAACTTTAAAAGACCTTGGAGATAAGGTAGATGCTGCAGATAAAGCTAAAGTAGAAACTGAGCTTAAAAAATTAAAAGATTTACTTGCAAAAACGAATGTGGAAAATATGAGTGATTCTGATATTACAGAACTTAAGAAAGCAAAAGAAGATTTAACAAATGTATTTTATGAAATTTCTACAAAATTATATCAGCAACAGGCTCCAGGAGCAGGCCCAGACTCAAATCCACAGGGCGCGAACCCATCTAATGATGATGTTGTAGACGCAGATTATAAAGAACTATAA
- the grpE gene encoding nucleotide exchange factor GrpE, whose protein sequence is MDKNTKKRVGQVEQEKTLNNEVENETLNDAEIEVNNDEAKNVNEEEVSTQEEAQKDEEELTSQKFEELQNKLREKEKEYDELKDRLQRTMAEFDNFRKRTIKEKAVLYEDGVRSAIEQILPVIDNFERALSAAQKDDESNSFLQGMEMIYRQFKDILTSMGVEEIKAVGETFDPNLHNAVTHIEDEAFGENEIVEEFQKGYIYKDKVIRYSMVKVAN, encoded by the coding sequence ATGGATAAAAATACAAAGAAAAGGGTGGGGCAAGTGGAGCAAGAAAAAACTCTTAACAATGAAGTTGAAAATGAAACATTAAACGATGCAGAAATTGAAGTAAATAATGATGAAGCAAAAAACGTCAATGAAGAAGAGGTAAGTACTCAGGAAGAAGCGCAAAAAGATGAAGAAGAGCTTACTTCTCAAAAATTTGAAGAGCTTCAGAATAAATTAAGAGAAAAAGAAAAAGAATATGATGAATTAAAAGATCGTCTTCAAAGAACAATGGCAGAATTTGATAATTTCAGAAAAAGGACAATCAAAGAAAAAGCAGTTCTTTATGAGGATGGTGTAAGAAGTGCTATTGAGCAAATTCTTCCTGTCATTGATAATTTTGAACGCGCTTTAAGTGCTGCTCAAAAAGACGATGAATCTAATTCTTTCTTACAAGGAATGGAAATGATCTATAGACAATTTAAAGATATTTTAACTTCAATGGGAGTAGAAGAAATAAAGGCTGTTGGCGAAACTTTTGACCCTAATCTCCACAATGCTGTAACCCATATTGAAGATGAAGCATTTGGAGAGAATGAAATCGTAGAAGAGTTTCAAAAAGGATATATTTATAAAGATAAAGTAATCAGATACAGTATGGTAAAAGTAGCAAACTAA
- the hrcA gene encoding heat-inducible transcriptional repressor HrcA, whose product MILDDRKIKILHAIIKDYILTGEPVGSRTISKKYELGVSSATIRNEMSDLEEWGFIIQPHTSAGRIPSDKGYRLYVDQLMEHLSINEVNMQIIDQLLQQKVDQIDILMKEVAKLLSLYTNYTSIVSSPVIHKTKIKHMQLIPLDAHSIILIIVTDANLVTNNVIKMDIPADQNTLNKLSAMLNDSLNGLTMEQINLPVIQELKVKMGIYGEIVNPILDAVAKTIQTKITPEVYLSGTMNMLDFPEFSDIVKAKQLFHTLEEKDLLMSILTKNASKGINITIGEENEIEEIKNCSLITASYEIGGRKVGTIGIIGPTRMEYEKVVSILSYISSNMDKLLNNNSDG is encoded by the coding sequence ATGATCTTAGATGACAGAAAAATAAAAATACTACATGCGATTATTAAAGACTATATTCTTACAGGAGAACCTGTGGGCTCCAGAACGATTTCTAAAAAATATGAATTAGGTGTAAGTTCAGCTACGATTAGAAATGAAATGTCTGATCTGGAAGAATGGGGATTTATTATTCAGCCCCATACATCGGCAGGGCGTATTCCTTCGGATAAAGGTTATCGTTTGTATGTGGATCAGTTAATGGAACATCTGTCCATTAATGAAGTCAACATGCAAATCATTGATCAATTACTTCAGCAAAAAGTAGATCAAATTGATATACTTATGAAAGAAGTAGCAAAGTTATTATCATTATATACAAATTATACTTCTATCGTTTCTTCTCCGGTAATTCATAAAACTAAGATCAAACATATGCAGCTCATTCCTTTAGATGCTCATTCAATTATCCTTATTATCGTGACTGACGCTAATCTTGTAACCAATAATGTTATTAAAATGGATATTCCGGCAGATCAAAATACTCTGAATAAGTTGTCTGCAATGCTGAATGACTCTCTTAATGGTTTGACAATGGAGCAAATTAATCTCCCTGTCATTCAAGAATTAAAGGTAAAGATGGGCATCTATGGCGAGATTGTAAATCCAATTCTCGATGCGGTTGCTAAAACGATTCAAACTAAGATTACCCCTGAAGTTTATTTAAGCGGTACAATGAACATGTTGGATTTCCCAGAGTTTAGTGATATTGTTAAGGCGAAGCAGCTTTTTCATACATTAGAGGAAAAAGATCTATTGATGTCTATTTTAACTAAAAATGCATCCAAAGGTATCAATATTACTATTGGTGAAGAAAATGAAATCGAAGAGATTAAAAATTGCAGTCTAATTACTGCTTCTTATGAAATAGGCGGCAGAAAAGTAGGAACCATTGGCATTATTGGACCGACGAGAATGGAATATGAAAAAGTTGTTTCAATTTTATCATATATTTCAAGCAATATGGATAAATTGTTAAATAACAATTCTGATGGATAA
- the hemW gene encoding radical SAM family heme chaperone HemW → MDNQISLYIHIPFCQSKCYYCDFASYANKNDQMTAYVLALKEEIGRYGVLLQNYEINTIFIGGGTPTVLSPHLLRTILQSLFQNFKINTHAEITIESNPGTLELEKLEVLKECHINRLSMGLQAYQNNLLKDLGRIHTVEEFIQNYLLARSLGFDNINVDLMFSLPNQTLKNWMDTLKNVVLLNPEHISCYSLTIEENTPFGKWEEEGKIKLNDEETDRAMYHYAGWYLSKMGYRQYEISNFSKSGFLSRHNLVYWTYKPYIGIGLGAHSFYNGERYHNTYNLDQYIKAKGDLSTLKEDAEEISLSMQYAEYMFLGLRLLEGISIQKFNEKFKISFEEIFGKKVEKLIKLGLVESNKDIIKLTSKGLDVSNMVFAEFLPENE, encoded by the coding sequence ATGGACAATCAAATTAGTTTATACATTCACATACCATTTTGTCAATCGAAATGTTATTATTGTGATTTTGCTTCTTACGCCAATAAAAATGATCAAATGACCGCATATGTTTTAGCATTAAAAGAGGAAATTGGTCGATATGGTGTGTTGCTGCAAAATTACGAGATTAACACCATATTTATTGGGGGAGGAACTCCTACTGTTCTTTCCCCCCATTTGTTGCGCACAATTTTACAGAGTTTATTTCAAAATTTTAAGATTAATACTCATGCTGAAATTACAATAGAAAGCAATCCGGGAACACTGGAATTAGAAAAACTTGAGGTTCTAAAAGAATGCCATATCAATAGATTAAGTATGGGTCTTCAGGCGTATCAAAATAATTTACTAAAAGATCTAGGAAGAATTCATACAGTGGAAGAGTTTATTCAAAATTATCTATTGGCCAGAAGTCTTGGCTTTGACAATATAAATGTTGATTTAATGTTTTCCTTGCCCAATCAAACCTTGAAGAACTGGATGGATACTTTAAAAAATGTTGTGCTTTTAAACCCTGAGCATATTTCGTGTTATAGTTTAACTATTGAAGAAAATACACCATTCGGAAAATGGGAAGAAGAGGGGAAAATTAAATTAAATGATGAAGAAACAGATCGGGCGATGTATCATTATGCCGGATGGTATTTAAGTAAAATGGGCTATAGGCAATATGAAATTTCTAATTTTTCAAAGTCTGGATTTTTGAGCCGTCATAATTTGGTTTATTGGACATATAAACCCTATATTGGAATAGGGTTGGGAGCGCATTCTTTCTATAATGGAGAACGTTATCATAATACTTACAATTTAGATCAATACATTAAAGCAAAGGGAGATCTATCAACTTTAAAAGAGGATGCAGAAGAAATTTCTCTTTCAATGCAATATGCTGAATATATGTTTTTAGGACTCAGATTGTTGGAAGGAATATCGATTCAAAAATTTAATGAGAAATTTAAGATTTCATTTGAAGAGATTTTTGGAAAAAAAGTTGAAAAACTAATAAAGTTAGGTCTTGTTGAAAGTAATAAAGACATTATTAAATTAACTTCTAAAGGGTTAGATGTATCCAATATGGTTTTTGCAGAATTTTTACCTGAAAATGAATAA
- the lepA gene encoding translation elongation factor 4 yields MPLSKQERTRNFCIIAHIDHGKSTLADRMIQKTGLLTEREMQEQILDNMELERERGITIKAQAVRLVYKAEDGEEYIFNLIDTPGHVDFNYEVSRSLAACEGAILVVDAAQGIEAQTLANVYLALEHNLEIIPVINKIDLPSANPSHVIKEIEDIIGIPAEDAPLISAKAGINIEQVLEKVVRDIPSPTGDFDAPLKALIFDSIYDPYKGAIVFCRIKEGTIKKGMRIKMMATGKEFDVTEVGFFGPGRFIMTDELCAGDVGYIAASIKNVKDTKVGDTITDANNPADVPLPGYKKVNPMVYCGMYPADGSKYEDLRDALEKLQLNDAALVYEPENSIALGFGFRCGFLGLLHMEIIQERLEREYNLDLVTTAPSVIYKVYKTNGEVIELSNPADLPDPSEIEHMEEPIVKAEIIVPTEYIGAIMELCQERRGEYLGMNYLEETRAVLTYHLPLNEIIYDFFDALKSRTRGYASFDYELIGYKESDLVKLDILVNRELVDALSFIVHTDKAYERGRKIAEKLKEEIPRHLFEIPIQAAIGNKIIARETISAMRKDVLAKCYGGDITRKKKLLEKQKEGKKRMRQVGNVEVPQSAFMSVLKLE; encoded by the coding sequence ATGCCCCTTTCAAAGCAAGAAAGAACTCGAAATTTTTGCATTATAGCACATATTGATCATGGAAAATCAACTTTAGCGGATCGCATGATTCAAAAAACTGGATTGTTGACAGAAAGAGAAATGCAGGAGCAGATTTTAGATAATATGGAGTTGGAAAGAGAACGAGGTATAACCATCAAAGCACAAGCTGTTCGATTGGTATATAAAGCAGAAGATGGAGAAGAATATATTTTTAATTTGATAGATACTCCAGGTCACGTTGATTTTAACTATGAGGTTTCCAGAAGTCTTGCCGCCTGTGAAGGGGCAATTCTAGTTGTAGACGCAGCTCAGGGGATAGAAGCTCAGACATTGGCAAATGTTTATTTAGCACTAGAACATAATTTGGAAATTATACCAGTAATCAATAAAATTGACTTGCCCAGTGCCAATCCTTCCCATGTTATAAAAGAAATAGAAGATATAATAGGAATTCCTGCAGAGGATGCTCCTTTGATTTCAGCAAAAGCCGGAATCAATATAGAGCAAGTATTAGAAAAGGTTGTTCGTGACATACCAAGTCCTACAGGAGATTTTGATGCGCCTTTAAAAGCACTGATATTTGATTCTATTTATGATCCTTATAAAGGGGCCATAGTATTTTGCAGAATTAAAGAAGGAACCATTAAAAAAGGCATGAGAATTAAAATGATGGCAACCGGCAAAGAATTTGATGTTACTGAAGTAGGTTTTTTTGGCCCGGGGCGCTTTATAATGACGGATGAACTTTGTGCAGGAGATGTAGGATACATAGCAGCCAGTATAAAGAATGTTAAAGATACTAAAGTTGGAGATACCATTACGGATGCCAATAATCCTGCGGATGTACCGCTTCCGGGCTATAAAAAAGTTAATCCCATGGTTTATTGTGGAATGTATCCTGCAGATGGGTCTAAATATGAAGATTTAAGAGATGCTCTTGAAAAACTTCAGCTCAATGATGCGGCGTTGGTATATGAACCTGAAAATTCAATAGCATTAGGTTTTGGATTCAGATGTGGATTTTTGGGTTTACTGCATATGGAAATTATTCAAGAACGTTTAGAAAGGGAATATAATCTAGACTTGGTGACTACTGCTCCCAGTGTTATTTATAAAGTCTATAAAACGAATGGAGAAGTTATCGAATTGTCCAACCCGGCAGATTTGCCTGATCCATCAGAGATAGAACATATGGAGGAACCGATCGTAAAGGCAGAGATCATTGTTCCTACTGAATACATAGGTGCGATCATGGAGTTGTGCCAGGAGCGCCGCGGAGAATATCTTGGAATGAACTATCTTGAAGAGACGCGAGCAGTGCTCACCTATCATCTTCCCCTAAATGAAATCATATATGATTTCTTTGATGCTTTAAAATCAAGGACAAGAGGATATGCTTCTTTTGATTATGAATTAATAGGATATAAAGAATCTGATTTGGTTAAACTGGATATTTTGGTTAACAGGGAGCTTGTTGATGCCCTTAGCTTTATTGTACATACGGATAAAGCATACGAGAGAGGAAGAAAGATTGCGGAAAAATTAAAAGAAGAAATACCAAGACATTTATTTGAAATTCCAATACAAGCTGCCATAGGAAATAAAATTATTGCTCGTGAAACAATTAGTGCAATGAGGAAAGATGTGCTTGCTAAATGTTATGGGGGAGATATTACCCGTAAGAAAAAACTTTTAGAAAAGCAAAAAGAAGGAAAGAAAAGAATGCGTCAGGTCGGAAATGTAGAAGTTCCGCAATCTGCATTTATGAGTGTATTAAAATTGGAGTAG
- the spoIIP gene encoding stage II sporulation protein P, whose translation MVRIHTISLGRIKSKLITIVIILLSCLFLSRLINSGNKYVKINSGSEFPMITQEIEEHSLDSEWYKKVLEETIPYVDGYSNDGHTVKDFAKSIFSLITDIDWDNMNTVLEEIIPLARYINSNAVQYTQNVIEVDGMFDDYASNNEIVQPNDEDYYPIDSEDADVFEDPFASTSVKYSGSQLRDINFLQRNFYNFEGDLKLTYVDLPAAELINRNISLKKQSNKPQILIFHTHSQEHYADGDPNQLDDGVVGLGEVLAKILHEEYGIGVLHNKGQYDVVQGKLMRDGSYERMEPAIRKILQQNPSIEVLIDLHRDGIEKGKLVTTIDGKPTAKIMFVNGICKTMKDGELTEITSLPNPYLMDNLAFSLQMQLKANELYPGLMRKIYIKPYRYSLHMLPKSLLVEVGANTNTVEEARNAMAPLAKILCEVLKVQ comes from the coding sequence TTGGTAAGAATTCATACGATTAGTTTAGGAAGAATTAAGTCAAAATTAATTACAATAGTAATCATTTTGCTGTCATGTTTGTTTTTAAGCAGATTAATAAATTCTGGTAACAAATATGTAAAAATCAATTCAGGATCTGAATTTCCAATGATCACACAAGAAATAGAAGAACATTCTCTGGATTCTGAATGGTATAAAAAAGTGTTAGAAGAGACTATCCCATATGTCGATGGATATTCAAATGATGGACATACTGTCAAAGATTTTGCTAAAAGTATATTCTCATTGATTACAGATATTGACTGGGATAATATGAATACTGTATTGGAAGAAATTATCCCTCTTGCAAGATATATAAACAGTAATGCCGTTCAATATACGCAAAATGTAATTGAAGTGGATGGCATGTTTGATGACTATGCAAGCAATAATGAAATTGTACAACCAAATGATGAAGACTATTATCCAATAGATTCAGAAGATGCGGATGTTTTTGAAGATCCTTTTGCTTCTACCAGTGTAAAATATTCTGGGTCACAGCTTAGGGATATTAATTTTTTGCAGAGAAATTTTTATAACTTCGAAGGAGATTTAAAATTAACTTATGTGGATCTTCCGGCTGCAGAGCTCATTAACAGAAATATTTCTTTGAAAAAGCAATCTAATAAACCTCAAATTCTTATTTTTCATACCCATTCTCAGGAACACTATGCGGATGGCGATCCAAATCAATTAGATGATGGGGTAGTTGGACTGGGCGAAGTCCTTGCCAAAATACTTCATGAGGAGTATGGTATAGGAGTCTTGCATAATAAGGGGCAATATGATGTTGTGCAAGGAAAACTCATGCGTGATGGAAGCTATGAAAGAATGGAACCAGCTATTCGAAAAATATTGCAGCAAAACCCATCTATAGAAGTGCTCATTGATTTACATAGAGATGGCATTGAGAAGGGCAAATTAGTAACTACAATCGATGGTAAACCTACTGCAAAGATTATGTTTGTAAACGGAATATGTAAAACCATGAAAGATGGCGAGTTAACAGAGATCACCAGTCTCCCTAATCCATATCTTATGGATAATTTGGCATTTAGTCTGCAGATGCAGCTTAAGGCTAATGAGCTCTATCCGGGCCTTATGCGAAAAATATATATTAAACCCTACAGATATAGTCTTCATATGCTTCCAAAATCATTATTAGTCGAGGTTGGAGCCAATACCAATACTGTAGAGGAAGCCAGAAACGCTATGGCACCTCTGGCTAAAATTCTCTGTGAAGTCTTAAAGGTGCAATAA
- the gpr gene encoding GPR endopeptidase, translating to MKDDFHFSIRTDLAIETREMVRKEQDVEVPGVKVTVEEQKDKEITVTWVEIMNEEGANQMGKPIGNYVTVESPLMKENDVEAHEEIIRVLAKQLVKIKKLKEDAVILVVGLGNWNVTPDALGPKVVSRIMVTRHLLAHVPEQIDESVRPVSAIAPGVMGLTGIETSEIVEGVVEKVKPDLVIAIDALASRKTSRVNATIQIADTGVHPGSGVGNKRKGLTEETLGVPVIAIGVPTVVDAATLVNDTIDHIIDAMINEYESSNKESDFYKMLQRLNEQEKYQLIREILNPYVGDLFVTPKEIDAVIDRLAYIISNAINIAFHPGIDLKDINRYK from the coding sequence ATGAAGGATGATTTTCATTTTAGTATACGCACTGATTTGGCAATAGAAACAAGAGAAATGGTAAGAAAAGAGCAAGATGTGGAAGTCCCGGGGGTAAAAGTAACAGTTGAAGAACAAAAAGATAAGGAAATTACTGTTACTTGGGTGGAAATTATGAATGAAGAAGGGGCAAATCAAATGGGAAAACCCATTGGAAATTATGTTACTGTGGAAAGCCCTCTTATGAAAGAAAATGATGTAGAAGCTCATGAAGAAATCATTAGAGTCCTTGCAAAACAACTGGTTAAAATCAAAAAATTGAAAGAAGATGCTGTGATTCTAGTTGTAGGTTTGGGAAACTGGAACGTAACTCCCGATGCACTGGGACCTAAAGTTGTTTCAAGGATTATGGTAACAAGACATTTGCTTGCACACGTACCTGAGCAAATTGATGAATCCGTACGTCCTGTCAGTGCAATTGCGCCTGGAGTTATGGGTTTAACAGGAATTGAAACCAGTGAAATTGTTGAAGGAGTTGTTGAAAAAGTAAAACCGGATTTGGTTATAGCCATTGATGCCCTTGCATCACGAAAAACCAGCCGAGTAAATGCAACAATTCAAATTGCTGATACAGGAGTCCATCCCGGTTCCGGTGTTGGGAACAAACGAAAAGGTTTAACAGAAGAAACTTTGGGTGTACCTGTAATCGCAATTGGAGTCCCGACTGTTGTAGATGCTGCAACTTTAGTGAATGATACAATAGACCATATCATTGATGCAATGATTAATGAATATGAATCTTCCAATAAAGAATCGGACTTTTATAAAATGCTTCAGAGATTAAATGAACAGGAAAAATATCAATTAATACGGGAAATTTTAAATCCTTATGTGGGAGATTTATTTGTTACTCCTAAGGAAATTGATGCTGTAATTGATCGACTGGCATATATTATCTCAAATGCAATCAATATAGCTTTTCATCCGGGAATAGATTTAAAAGATATTAACAGGTATAAATAA
- the rpsT gene encoding 30S ribosomal protein S20: MANIKSAKKRIKVIQTKTLRNRIIKSKVKTAMKKVVLAVENGNLEDAKIALSKAAAEIDKAASKGVFHKNTAARKKASLAKLVNKMGA; encoded by the coding sequence ATGGCAAATATTAAATCTGCAAAAAAGAGAATTAAAGTAATCCAAACAAAAACTTTAAGAAATCGCATTATCAAATCCAAAGTTAAAACAGCTATGAAGAAGGTAGTATTGGCTGTTGAAAATGGAAATTTAGAAGATGCTAAAATCGCTTTATCAAAAGCTGCCGCTGAAATCGATAAGGCTGCTTCTAAAGGTGTTTTTCATAAAAATACTGCTGCCAGAAAGAAAGCTAGCTTAGCTAAGCTTGTAAATAAAATGGGAGCATAA
- the holA gene encoding DNA polymerase III subunit delta, with protein sequence MQKKLIPSELQMMNLTVFEGKAIPASQIIENMELLPFMGEKRLVIVKNSELFLSGRKNDTELMSNYIPNIPPTSCIVFLEDTVDKRNKLFKLMHAKNYTVECESLKENDLLVWIKREFNRKNKNIDSKAGIYMLRMVGTSMENLANEIQKLIDYMEERKDVTTKDIDDICIKSIDAHIFDLVKAMGYKKVDQALEIYSNLILIKEPPIRILSMLTRQIRLILQVKYLYSQGLGQKEITEILKQPSFVIGDCLKQSQLFAIEKLKEAIEDCLQTDMDIKTGKMDGELAVEMLLLKHSK encoded by the coding sequence ATACAGAAAAAACTCATTCCTTCCGAACTTCAGATGATGAATTTGACAGTTTTTGAAGGGAAAGCAATTCCTGCAAGTCAAATAATCGAAAATATGGAGCTTCTCCCTTTTATGGGAGAAAAAAGATTAGTAATTGTTAAAAATTCAGAGCTCTTTCTTTCAGGTAGAAAAAATGATACAGAGCTTATGAGCAATTATATACCTAATATTCCACCTACCAGCTGTATAGTATTTTTAGAAGATACGGTGGATAAAAGAAATAAACTATTTAAATTAATGCATGCAAAAAATTATACTGTGGAATGTGAGTCTCTTAAAGAAAATGATTTGCTTGTATGGATTAAAAGAGAATTTAACAGAAAAAATAAAAATATTGATAGTAAAGCAGGTATATATATGCTTCGTATGGTTGGCACATCTATGGAGAACTTAGCCAATGAAATTCAGAAACTTATTGATTACATGGAAGAAAGAAAAGATGTGACTACTAAAGACATAGATGATATATGTATAAAATCTATCGATGCCCATATTTTTGATCTTGTTAAAGCGATGGGATATAAGAAAGTTGATCAGGCTTTAGAGATTTATTCCAATCTTATTTTGATTAAAGAGCCGCCTATTAGGATTTTGTCCATGCTAACAAGACAAATAAGATTGATCTTACAGGTTAAATATCTTTATAGTCAAGGCTTAGGCCAAAAAGAGATTACTGAAATATTGAAACAACCTTCTTTCGTGATTGGTGATTGCTTGAAACAATCTCAGCTTTTTGCGATTGAAAAGTTAAAAGAAGCCATTGAAGATTGTTTACAAACAGATATGGATATTAAGACTGGTAAAATGGATGGAGAATTGGCAGTTGAAATGCTTTTATTGAAACATAGCAAATAA